One Mytilus trossulus isolate FHL-02 chromosome 5, PNRI_Mtr1.1.1.hap1, whole genome shotgun sequence DNA segment encodes these proteins:
- the LOC134718195 gene encoding uncharacterized protein LOC134718195 yields MAQQNKPSKSALIHKKRKCDDSEPCREDDSWPRFIVIKGTEEKPISKISPFVIHKQIQSVAGTVKKVSKMRSGNLLVECSNKSQSTNLLTISTISNFPVSASPHNSLNSCKGIIRDRSQYLGDLTVEEIGEELSSQGVTNVIRFQIKKNGNIIKLNTYLLTFRTPTPPPSITLGCFGIRVDMFIPNPIRCFTCQKFGHGSKQCRGKQRCFKCSDEGHEGTNCHSESSKCVNCGESHFSSSRDCPVYLKGKNIIKIKTERNISYPEAKQIASVSNDLLVSNRPSGESVWDLPSDIDDSSTSKSLPSSTSKKVSSSSSTQSTRAPSPLRSQEKKDVQKKPGNTSSQKSSDSRSRGRGRGGVTPAARSPGDRRLSSHNRFSTLIIETEMETESVPPPERSRSQGERNKNAGKLDSIRPSFIK; encoded by the exons ATGGCACAACAAAACAAACCCTCTAAATCAGCTTTAAtacataagaaaagaaaatgtgatgATTCAGAGCCCTGTCGGGAAGATGACAGTTGGCCcagatttattgtaataaaaggaACAGAAGAAAaaccaatttcaaaaatatcgcCCTTTGTAAttcacaaacaaattcaaagcgTTGCTGGTACtgttaaaaaagtttcaaaaatgagATCTGGCAATTTGTTGGTTGAATGTTCCAACAAAAgtcaatcaacaaatttactTACAATATCTACAATATCAAACTTTCCTGTTTCTGCCTCTCCTCATAACAGTTTGAACAGCTGTAAGGGGATCATTCGAGACAGAAGTCAATACCTTGGTGACCTTACCGTGGAAGAAATCGGTGAGGAACTTTCAAGCCAAGGTGTAACTAATGTTAttagatttcaaattaaaaagaatggaaatataatcaaattaaatacttaTCTTTTGACCTTTAGAACTCCAACTCCTCCTCCATCTATTACTTTAGGTTGCTTCGGAATCAGAGTTGACATGTTTATCCCAAACCCAATTCGATGCTTTACTTGTCAAAAGTTTGGTCATGGAAGCAAACAATGTCGTGGTAAGCAGAGATGCTTCAAGTGTTCTGACGAAGGACACGAGGGAACAAACTGTCACTCTGAATCTTCTAAATGTGTAAACTGTGGTGAATCCCATTTTTCATCGTCTAGGGACTGCCCTGTTTAccttaaaggaaaaaatattattaaaattaaaacagaaagaaacatTAGTTACCCAGAAGCTAAACAGATAGCTTCTGTTTCGAATGATCTCCTTGTTTCAAACAGACCATC CGGTGAATCTGTCTGGGATCTTCCCAGTGACATAGATGATTCTTCCACCTCCAAAAGTCTTCCTTCATCTACATCCAAGAAGGTATCTTCTTCGTCCAGTACACAGTCTACCAGAGCCCCATCTCCTCTTCGTTCTCAAGAAAAGAAGGATGTCCAAAAGAAGCCAGGAAATACATCCTCTCAGAAGTCTTCTGATTCGAGGTCGCGGGGTAGGGGTCGAGGCGGAGTAACACCAGCTGCGCGTAGTCCTGGAGATCGACGACTCTCCTCGCACAACAGATTTTCAACACTTATCATCGAAACTGAAATGGAAACCGAAAGTGTTCCGCCACCCGAAAGATCACGATCTCAGGGTGAGCGAAATAAGAATGCTGGCAAACTCGACAGCATTCGcccttcttttattaaataa